The following proteins are co-located in the Deinococcus radiotolerans genome:
- a CDS encoding MFS transporter has protein sequence MFRLSAASPPPPNVALTLLALSVVLSMAPWFSAAAALPQLRDGWGLNAYQGSWLTLAVQWGFVLGAVLSAALNLADRVQPRMLILAGALLAAGANAALLLHPALGGALVARAGVGAALALVYPPALRAMSAYFTRGRGLALGVMVGALTLGSALPHLVNALGGADWRVVIATTSLLAALGGLLALPVPPGPRSTQAPPFRPAQAWRVLTARGPALTTLGYLGHMWELYALWTWFALFFSGVLSGVGAVDVPRGAALATFCVVGVGGLGCVVGGVLGDRWGRTRLTELAMWLSGGSALALAGLLLVGPPSPALVLALSLFWGFWIIADSAQFSTVISEIAPGAYVGTVLTAQLALGFTLTGVTIALVPALLGALGWPGLFALWALGPLLGALAMRALRATPDAARIAGGRG, from the coding sequence ATGTTCCGCCTGAGCGCCGCCTCTCCCCCGCCCCCGAACGTGGCATTGACCCTGCTGGCCCTGAGCGTGGTCCTCAGCATGGCCCCGTGGTTCAGCGCTGCGGCCGCGCTGCCTCAGTTGCGGGACGGCTGGGGCCTGAACGCCTATCAGGGCTCGTGGCTGACCCTGGCCGTGCAGTGGGGTTTCGTGCTGGGCGCGGTGCTCAGCGCCGCCCTGAATCTCGCGGACCGGGTGCAGCCGCGGATGCTGATTCTGGCGGGTGCGCTGCTGGCCGCCGGGGCGAACGCGGCGCTGCTGCTGCACCCGGCGCTGGGCGGGGCGCTCGTGGCGCGGGCGGGGGTGGGGGCGGCGCTGGCGCTGGTCTATCCGCCCGCCCTGCGGGCCATGAGCGCCTACTTCACGCGGGGGCGCGGCCTGGCGCTGGGGGTCATGGTGGGGGCCCTGACGCTGGGTTCGGCCCTGCCGCACCTGGTCAACGCCCTGGGCGGCGCGGACTGGCGTGTCGTGATCGCCACGACCAGTCTGCTGGCCGCGCTGGGGGGCCTGCTGGCGCTGCCGGTGCCGCCGGGACCGCGGAGCACCCAGGCCCCACCGTTCCGGCCCGCGCAGGCGTGGCGGGTCCTCACGGCGCGCGGCCCGGCGCTGACGACCCTGGGGTACCTGGGGCACATGTGGGAGCTGTACGCCCTGTGGACGTGGTTCGCCCTGTTCTTCAGTGGTGTCCTGAGCGGAGTGGGCGCCGTGGACGTCCCGCGCGGCGCGGCGCTGGCGACCTTCTGCGTGGTGGGCGTGGGTGGGCTGGGGTGCGTGGTGGGAGGCGTGCTGGGGGACCGCTGGGGCCGCACCCGCCTGACGGAACTCGCGATGTGGCTCTCCGGCGGGTCGGCCCTGGCGCTGGCGGGGCTGCTGCTGGTCGGGCCGCCCAGTCCAGCGCTGGTGCTGGCGCTGAGCCTGTTCTGGGGGTTCTGGATCATTGCGGACAGCGCGCAGTTCAGCACGGTCATCAGTGAGATCGCGCCTGGAGCGTACGTGGGTACGGTCCTGACCGCGCAGCTGGCCCTGGGGTTCACGCTGACGGGCGTGACCATCGCCCTGGTGCCGGCGCTGCTGGGCGCACTGGGCTGGCCGGGCCTGTTTGCGCTGTGGGCGCTGGGGCCGCTGCTGGGCGCGCTGGCCATGAGGGCCCTGCGCGCCACGCCGGACGCCGCGCGGATCGCGGGTGGGCGCGGCTGA
- a CDS encoding GAF domain-containing protein, protein MNDRLTLERQKLISAWYRYVSQQHAPVPAGTPVTEEVAASWARSSLTVPPERVSAPVKNEADVQHAWQESPLEYGVRGLIPELRRLAEEADLIVAVGDVDGTLLWTQGSERMTGLARGVNFVPGGQWGEGSVGTNALALSLRTRQPVRVFSAEHYVQTVHDWVCYSSPIRDTGTGALLGVLDISSTWEHSTPLGLASARHYAAQIEQAIQGRPSVPAGQLHLAFCGSPRVTFGGQRLHLTPRQHELLGVLALNPGGLTLDALHAHVYGDQPISLSTLKSEVSTLRALLGGQIASRPYRLGVPVTLDAQRVEELLLAGRVSEAADLYDGPLLPHSASPLLTYWREYLDAALREAVCRSGDPDLLWRYAARFDDPECLDVLDGLLPEGDHRRPIARARRAALDAAF, encoded by the coding sequence ATGAACGACAGATTGACGCTGGAACGGCAGAAACTGATCAGCGCCTGGTACCGGTACGTGTCCCAGCAGCACGCGCCGGTGCCCGCAGGCACGCCCGTGACCGAGGAGGTCGCGGCGTCCTGGGCGCGCTCATCCCTGACCGTGCCGCCCGAACGGGTCAGCGCGCCCGTCAAGAACGAGGCGGATGTGCAGCACGCCTGGCAGGAGAGCCCGCTGGAGTACGGCGTGCGCGGCCTGATCCCCGAGCTGCGCCGCCTGGCTGAGGAAGCCGACCTGATCGTGGCGGTGGGGGACGTGGACGGCACGCTGCTGTGGACGCAGGGCAGCGAGCGCATGACCGGCCTGGCGCGCGGCGTGAATTTCGTGCCCGGCGGCCAGTGGGGTGAGGGGAGCGTGGGCACGAACGCCCTGGCCCTGTCGCTGCGCACGCGCCAGCCGGTGCGGGTCTTCAGCGCCGAGCATTACGTGCAGACCGTGCACGACTGGGTGTGTTACTCCAGTCCCATCCGGGATACGGGGACGGGCGCGCTGCTGGGCGTGCTGGACATCAGCAGCACCTGGGAGCACAGCACGCCGCTGGGGCTGGCCAGCGCCCGGCATTACGCCGCGCAGATCGAGCAGGCCATCCAGGGGCGGCCCAGCGTGCCGGCCGGTCAGCTGCACCTGGCGTTCTGCGGATCGCCGCGCGTGACCTTCGGGGGGCAGCGCCTGCACCTCACGCCGCGGCAGCACGAGCTGCTGGGCGTCCTGGCCCTGAACCCGGGCGGCCTGACGCTGGACGCCCTGCACGCGCACGTGTACGGGGATCAGCCGATCAGTCTGAGCACCCTGAAATCTGAGGTGAGTACCCTGCGGGCGCTGCTGGGCGGGCAGATCGCGTCCCGGCCGTACCGGCTGGGGGTGCCCGTGACGCTGGACGCGCAGCGGGTCGAGGAACTGCTGCTGGCCGGCCGGGTGAGCGAGGCGGCCGACCTGTACGACGGGCCGCTGCTGCCGCATTCGGCGTCGCCGCTGCTGACGTACTGGCGTGAGTACCTGGACGCGGCGCTGCGGGAGGCAGTGTGCCGCAGTGGCGATCCGGACCTGCTGTGGCGTTACGCGGCGCGGTTCGACGACCCGGAGTGTCTGGACGTCCTGGACGGCCTGCTGCCCGAGGGTGACCACCGCCGCCCGATTGCGCGGGCGCGGCGCGCCGCGCTGGACGCGGCGTTCTGA
- a CDS encoding (2Fe-2S)-binding protein, with the protein MNVTLTVNGKTYTRDVEPRTLLVHFLREDLGLTGTHVGCDTSQCGACTVHVNGDAVKSCTLLAVQAQGAEVTTIEGLGTPGDLHPLQTGFWEEHGLQCGFCTPGMIMASAELLKHNPNPSEDVIRHHLEGNYCRCTGYHNIVKAVQHAAAAMQGGAGQAADD; encoded by the coding sequence ATGAACGTCACCCTGACAGTGAACGGCAAGACCTACACCCGTGACGTGGAGCCCAGAACGCTCCTCGTCCACTTCCTGCGCGAGGATCTCGGCCTGACCGGCACGCACGTCGGCTGCGACACCAGTCAGTGCGGCGCGTGCACCGTGCACGTGAACGGCGACGCCGTGAAAAGCTGCACCCTCCTGGCCGTTCAGGCCCAGGGCGCCGAAGTCACCACCATCGAGGGCCTCGGCACGCCCGGCGACCTGCACCCCCTCCAGACTGGCTTCTGGGAGGAACACGGCCTTCAGTGCGGGTTCTGCACGCCCGGCATGATCATGGCCAGCGCCGAACTCCTGAAGCACAACCCCAACCCCAGCGAGGACGTCATCCGCCACCACCTGGAAGGGAACTACTGCCGCTGCACCGGGTACCACAACATCGTCAAGGCCGTGCAGCACGCCGCAGCCGCCATGCAGGGCGGCGCGGGCCAGGCTGCCGACGACTGA
- a CDS encoding xanthine dehydrogenase family protein molybdopterin-binding subunit, with translation MSESRTDKYFGQALKRKEDPRFITGTGHYTDDMVLHGMVHAAMVRSPYAHAKIGVIHTDAVQSMPGVIRVLTGQDVQEAGLGSIPVGWLLPDLKTPAHPAIALTEANHVGDIVAVVIAETRAQAEDAAAALEVEYDALPAVATTHAALADGAPLVHDDVPGNVAFHWEIGDEAATTEAFNGAARKVHVKLRNHRLVANPIEPRSSLAQFTPAGGDYLLYTTSQNPHIHRLIIAAFVMSIPEHKLRVISPDVGGGFGTKIFQYQEEVIVLLASRLIGRPVKWTARRSEAFVSDAQGRDHDTEAELAVSDDGKILGFRVNTHANLGAYQTLFAPAVPTYLYGTLLNGVYKIPAIHAKVTGVMTNTVPVDAYRGAGRPEATYLIERIVDMAAHELNMDPAELRRQNFIQPDEFPYQTPVALVYDSGDYEPALDQAMQMMDYAALREEQARMKGGKKILGVGLISFLEACGLAPSALVGQLGAQAGQWESSLVRVHPTGKVELYTGSHSHGQGHETAFPQIAADELQIPIEDIELIHGDTGRMPYGWGTYGSRSAAVGGSALKLALQKITAKMKKIAAHLLEASEDDIEHEGGVFRIKGAPDKSKTFFDIALMAHLAHNYPADLEPGLEATAFYDPKNFVYPFGTHIAVVEIDTDTGHVKLRGYGSVDDCGPLINPLIAEGQVHGGIAQGMGQALLEEAAYDEDGNLLAGTYMEYAMPRADDVPFIQHGHTVTPSPHNPLGVKGIGEAGTIASTAAVANAVMDALWHEAGIAHLDMPYTAEKVWRALREARGGSQPQAADD, from the coding sequence ATGAGCGAATCCCGTACCGACAAGTACTTCGGGCAGGCCCTCAAGCGCAAGGAGGACCCGCGTTTCATCACCGGCACCGGGCACTACACCGACGATATGGTCCTGCACGGCATGGTGCACGCCGCGATGGTCCGCAGTCCCTACGCGCACGCGAAGATCGGCGTGATTCACACCGACGCCGTGCAGAGCATGCCCGGCGTGATCCGCGTCCTGACCGGCCAGGACGTGCAGGAGGCCGGACTGGGTAGCATCCCGGTCGGCTGGCTGCTGCCGGACCTCAAGACGCCCGCCCACCCCGCCATCGCCCTGACGGAAGCGAACCACGTTGGGGACATCGTGGCCGTCGTGATTGCCGAGACCCGCGCGCAGGCCGAGGACGCCGCCGCCGCACTGGAAGTCGAGTACGACGCGCTGCCCGCCGTGGCCACCACCCACGCGGCCCTGGCCGACGGCGCGCCCCTGGTGCATGACGACGTGCCCGGCAACGTCGCCTTCCACTGGGAGATCGGGGACGAGGCCGCCACCACCGAGGCCTTCAACGGCGCGGCCCGCAAGGTGCACGTGAAGCTGCGCAACCACCGCCTGGTCGCCAACCCCATCGAGCCGCGCAGCAGCCTCGCGCAGTTCACCCCGGCCGGCGGCGACTACCTGCTGTACACCACCAGCCAGAATCCCCACATTCACCGCCTGATCATCGCGGCGTTCGTGATGAGCATCCCCGAGCACAAGCTGCGCGTGATCAGCCCCGACGTGGGCGGCGGTTTCGGCACGAAGATCTTCCAGTACCAGGAAGAGGTCATCGTGCTGCTCGCCTCGCGCCTGATCGGCCGCCCCGTCAAGTGGACCGCGCGGCGCAGCGAGGCCTTCGTCAGCGACGCGCAGGGCCGCGACCATGACACCGAGGCCGAACTGGCCGTCAGTGACGACGGGAAGATCCTGGGCTTCCGCGTGAACACCCACGCGAACCTCGGCGCGTATCAGACCCTGTTCGCGCCCGCCGTGCCCACGTACCTGTACGGCACCCTGCTGAACGGCGTGTACAAGATCCCCGCCATTCACGCCAAGGTCACGGGCGTCATGACGAACACCGTCCCCGTGGACGCCTACCGCGGCGCCGGCCGTCCCGAGGCCACGTACCTCATCGAGCGGATCGTGGACATGGCCGCGCACGAACTGAACATGGACCCGGCCGAACTGCGCCGCCAGAACTTCATCCAGCCCGACGAGTTCCCCTACCAGACGCCCGTGGCGCTCGTGTACGACAGCGGCGACTACGAACCCGCCCTGGATCAGGCCATGCAGATGATGGACTACGCCGCCCTGCGCGAGGAACAGGCCCGCATGAAAGGCGGCAAGAAGATCCTGGGCGTCGGCCTGATCTCCTTCCTGGAAGCCTGCGGCCTGGCCCCCAGTGCCCTGGTCGGGCAGCTCGGCGCGCAGGCCGGCCAGTGGGAATCCAGCCTCGTACGCGTGCACCCCACCGGGAAGGTCGAACTGTACACCGGCAGCCACAGCCACGGGCAGGGCCACGAGACGGCCTTCCCGCAGATCGCCGCCGACGAACTCCAGATTCCCATCGAGGACATCGAACTCATCCACGGGGATACCGGCCGCATGCCCTACGGCTGGGGCACCTACGGCAGCCGCTCGGCCGCGGTGGGCGGCAGCGCCCTGAAACTCGCGCTGCAGAAGATCACCGCGAAGATGAAGAAGATCGCCGCGCACCTCCTGGAAGCCAGCGAGGACGACATCGAGCACGAGGGCGGCGTGTTCCGCATCAAGGGCGCGCCCGACAAGAGCAAAACCTTCTTCGACATCGCCCTGATGGCCCACCTCGCGCACAACTACCCCGCGGACCTGGAACCCGGGCTGGAAGCCACCGCGTTCTACGACCCCAAGAACTTCGTGTACCCCTTCGGGACGCACATCGCCGTCGTCGAGATCGACACCGACACCGGCCACGTGAAACTGCGCGGCTACGGCAGTGTCGACGACTGCGGGCCCCTCATCAACCCCCTGATCGCCGAGGGGCAGGTGCACGGCGGGATCGCCCAGGGCATGGGGCAGGCGCTGCTGGAAGAAGCCGCGTACGACGAGGACGGCAACCTGCTGGCCGGGACGTACATGGAGTACGCCATGCCCCGCGCGGACGACGTGCCGTTCATCCAGCACGGCCACACCGTCACCCCCAGCCCCCACAACCCCCTGGGCGTCAAGGGCATCGGCGAGGCCGGCACCATCGCCAGCACCGCCGCCGTCGCCAACGCCGTCATGGACGCCCTGTGGCACGAGGCGGGCATCGCGCACCTCGACATGCCCTACACCGCCGAGAAGGTCTGGCGCGCCCTCAGGGAAGCCAGGGGCGGCAGCCAGCCGCAGGCCGCCGACGACTGA
- a CDS encoding FAD binding domain-containing protein, with product MYPASFEYHKAESVDQALAALAENPDLKVIAGGHSLLPAMKLRLAQPPALLDIWGIQEMKGITRDGNYWVVGAMTTHADVLRSDLPLFPEVAGWVGDPMVRNRGTIGGSLAHADPSADYPAAALALGVEFVIRGPGGERTVHADDMFQGMFESAVQPGELLTHIRIPATTQASAYEKFRHPASHYAVVGVAVVRHADGSVRAAYTGAAEKAHRLTTLEDAVNGSQSVPTGLVDAGDLLGDRFASAEYRAHLVDVLAARAVERLS from the coding sequence ATGTATCCAGCCAGTTTCGAGTACCACAAGGCCGAGAGTGTCGATCAGGCCCTTGCCGCCCTTGCCGAGAATCCTGACCTGAAGGTCATCGCGGGGGGGCACAGTCTGCTGCCCGCCATGAAGCTTCGGCTGGCGCAGCCGCCCGCGCTGCTGGACATCTGGGGCATTCAGGAGATGAAAGGCATCACCCGCGACGGGAACTACTGGGTGGTCGGCGCGATGACCACCCACGCGGATGTGCTGCGCAGCGACCTGCCGCTGTTCCCCGAGGTGGCTGGCTGGGTCGGCGACCCGATGGTCCGCAACCGCGGCACCATCGGCGGCTCCCTGGCGCACGCTGACCCCAGCGCCGACTACCCCGCTGCCGCGCTGGCGCTGGGCGTGGAGTTCGTCATCCGCGGCCCCGGCGGCGAGCGCACCGTGCATGCGGACGACATGTTCCAGGGCATGTTCGAGAGTGCCGTGCAGCCCGGTGAACTCCTGACGCACATCCGCATTCCCGCGACCACGCAGGCGAGCGCGTACGAGAAGTTCCGCCACCCCGCCAGCCACTACGCCGTCGTGGGCGTCGCCGTGGTCCGGCACGCGGACGGCAGCGTGCGCGCCGCGTACACTGGCGCCGCCGAGAAGGCCCACCGCCTGACGACACTGGAGGATGCCGTGAACGGCTCCCAGAGCGTGCCCACTGGTCTCGTAGACGCGGGTGACCTGCTCGGGGACCGTTTCGCCAGCGCCGAGTACCGCGCGCACCTCGTGGACGTCCTCGCCGCGCGGGCCGTCGAACGCCTCAGCTGA